One window from the genome of Candidatus Deferrimicrobium sp. encodes:
- a CDS encoding trypsin-like peptidase domain-containing protein, whose translation MMCVYSRISQRKTKFFPVLAWFLLSVALSPLSARAAEKADDLATAIIRVAKATVPAVVHIEVTERVEFEHPLLPFESDPFFRRFFGMPKGQRKFKQETTALGSGMIIDAQGHILTNHHVVNGATKIRVLLSDGREFPAKVVGTDPKTDLAVIRISAKGPLPHVRFGDSDKVEVGEWVVAIGHPRGLDESVTQGIISAKHRRGVEDPGSYEDFLQTDAAINPGNSGGPLLNLRGEVIGVNAAISSESGGFEGIGFTIPSNMALHVEKALIEHGKVARGWIGVSIQDLTPEKGEKLRAGTSKGALVVNVVPDGPAARGGLLPNDVVIIYDGKETANSVAFRNVVAQTPIGQEVQITVVREGKKHNLAVRIGTPRDEIRILSASARALLGGKVRALTGKESEKYGLEKGQRVVIESLDSNGPLEKAGLEVGDVILEVNGQTFGGMEGFVEFVGSMPHRTKIALTAMDHRTGDTASLTVVLR comes from the coding sequence ATGATGTGCGTCTATTCCCGGATATCCCAAAGGAAGACGAAGTTCTTCCCGGTTCTGGCGTGGTTCCTGCTCTCCGTCGCCTTGTCACCTTTGTCGGCCCGTGCTGCCGAGAAGGCCGATGATCTGGCAACGGCCATCATCCGGGTCGCCAAGGCAACCGTCCCCGCCGTGGTGCACATCGAGGTCACGGAGCGCGTGGAGTTCGAACACCCGCTTCTTCCCTTCGAAAGCGACCCCTTTTTCCGCCGGTTCTTCGGAATGCCGAAGGGCCAGCGGAAGTTCAAGCAGGAGACGACAGCGCTGGGATCGGGGATGATCATCGACGCACAGGGACACATCCTGACGAACCATCACGTTGTTAACGGCGCGACAAAGATCCGGGTGCTGCTCTCCGACGGGCGGGAATTCCCCGCCAAAGTGGTGGGAACGGATCCAAAGACCGACTTGGCGGTAATCCGCATCTCGGCGAAGGGGCCCCTGCCTCACGTGCGCTTCGGGGATTCGGACAAGGTCGAGGTGGGGGAGTGGGTGGTGGCCATCGGCCACCCTCGCGGGCTCGACGAATCGGTCACCCAGGGAATCATCAGCGCGAAGCATCGGAGAGGGGTCGAGGACCCGGGGAGCTACGAGGATTTCCTCCAGACGGATGCCGCGATCAACCCCGGCAACAGCGGAGGTCCCCTGCTGAATCTCCGCGGCGAGGTCATCGGGGTCAATGCCGCGATCTCTTCCGAGTCGGGCGGATTCGAGGGAATCGGATTCACGATCCCGTCCAACATGGCCCTCCATGTCGAAAAGGCATTGATCGAACATGGGAAGGTGGCAAGGGGATGGATAGGCGTATCGATTCAGGACTTGACGCCGGAGAAGGGCGAGAAACTGCGGGCGGGAACCTCGAAGGGGGCATTGGTAGTGAACGTGGTGCCTGACGGTCCGGCCGCCCGCGGCGGCCTTCTGCCGAACGATGTGGTCATTATCTACGATGGGAAAGAGACCGCCAATTCAGTCGCGTTCCGGAACGTCGTCGCGCAAACCCCCATCGGACAGGAAGTGCAGATCACTGTCGTTCGGGAAGGCAAGAAACACAACCTCGCGGTACGGATCGGGACCCCAAGGGACGAGATCAGGATCCTGTCCGCATCCGCCCGGGCTCTTCTCGGGGGGAAAGTGAGGGCTCTCACGGGGAAGGAGAGTGAGAAGTACGGACTTGAAAAGGGCCAAAGAGTCGTTATCGAATCGTTGGATTCCAACGGTCCCCTGGAAAAGGCGGGACTCGAGGTCGGGGACGTCATCCTCGAAGTCAACGGCCAGACCTTCGGGGGCATGGAAGGATTTGTCGAGTTCGTGGGATCGATGCCTCACCGCACGAAAATCGCACTTACGGCCATGGATCATCGGACCGGTGACACGGCGTCCTTGACCGTCGTGCTGCGGTGA
- a CDS encoding branched-chain amino acid ABC transporter permease, translating into MASPLPQVLLDGFFAGGTYALMAAGMALILGVVKVINLSHGAFFTLGAYVAYALAERGIGSPLAAAPLAAVIAFAFGVFLGKSFVNPARAHPFALPVGTLACALLFEQAAQMVWGPHPLSIEAGEPWIGPGGLIIRQWGVIAFLSSAALLGGLKWVLSSRPGLPLRLIAEDEEIAGSLGMDVEAIRYLTFGGACAMAAAAGALLSPSGAVTPTMGRAPLLLSLVVVIVAGMDSVAAIFLLSIGLGIFGNACAWLLSPQWSYVALLAVVCLLLSARPAGIVVLAGRRD; encoded by the coding sequence GTGGCGTCTCCCCTCCCCCAGGTGCTCCTCGACGGCTTTTTCGCCGGGGGAACGTACGCCTTGATGGCGGCGGGGATGGCGCTGATCCTGGGGGTGGTCAAGGTGATCAACCTTTCCCACGGGGCCTTCTTCACGCTGGGGGCCTATGTCGCCTATGCGCTCGCCGAGCGGGGTATCGGGTCCCCTCTCGCCGCGGCGCCGCTCGCCGCCGTCATCGCCTTCGCCTTCGGCGTCTTCCTCGGCAAGAGTTTCGTCAACCCGGCCCGGGCGCACCCGTTCGCCCTGCCGGTGGGGACCCTCGCGTGCGCCCTTCTGTTCGAGCAGGCGGCGCAGATGGTCTGGGGCCCGCACCCCCTCTCGATCGAGGCGGGCGAGCCCTGGATCGGTCCCGGCGGCCTCATCATCCGGCAGTGGGGTGTGATCGCGTTCCTCTCCTCCGCGGCGCTGCTGGGAGGGCTCAAATGGGTTCTCTCCTCGCGCCCGGGCCTGCCGCTTCGCCTGATCGCCGAGGACGAGGAGATCGCCGGCTCGCTCGGGATGGACGTCGAGGCGATCCGGTACCTGACGTTCGGCGGGGCCTGCGCGATGGCGGCCGCGGCAGGCGCCCTCCTTTCCCCTTCGGGCGCGGTGACACCGACGATGGGGCGCGCGCCGCTCCTGCTGTCCCTCGTCGTCGTGATCGTCGCCGGGATGGATTCCGTGGCGGCGATCTTCCTCCTCTCGATCGGCCTGGGAATTTTCGGCAACGCATGCGCCTGGCTCCTCTCCCCCCAGTGGTCGTACGTCGCCCTGCTCGCCGTTGTCTGCCTGCTACTTTCGGCGCGCCCCGCGGGAATCGTTGTGCTGGCCGGGCGGCGGGATTGA
- a CDS encoding OFA family MFS transporter, whose protein sequence is LVFSYGVLGGLGVGFAYVTPIATCIKWFPDMRGTITGLAVFGFGAGTLIFGPLLSKLIASSGIGNTFFAVGVIMLVGVCGSGAMFKVPPAGYKPAGWNPPTPSATTATKADWTPNEIIGNGQFYVLWLIYLFGAAAGLMIIGQAVPIGVEVAKLDKAVAAGGLGTMALLNGLGRLVHGSISDKLGRKNTVILCFAEYLVAFLLLLPNSDTFIKWLVGICIVGFSYGGYLAVMPSITADYFGTKSLGANYGYLFTAWGIAGVCGPFMIDAIKTATGAFTMAMYYISAACVAGIVLTFISKKPEFKGA, encoded by the coding sequence GTTGGTCTTCTCCTACGGCGTCCTCGGCGGCCTGGGCGTCGGATTCGCCTACGTGACCCCGATCGCAACCTGCATCAAGTGGTTCCCCGACATGCGCGGAACGATCACCGGTCTCGCGGTGTTCGGGTTCGGCGCCGGAACGCTGATCTTTGGACCGTTGCTCTCCAAGCTGATCGCCAGCTCGGGAATCGGCAACACCTTCTTCGCGGTCGGCGTGATCATGCTGGTGGGCGTGTGCGGCTCGGGCGCCATGTTCAAGGTCCCGCCCGCGGGCTACAAGCCGGCCGGCTGGAACCCGCCGACTCCATCGGCGACCACCGCAACCAAGGCCGACTGGACCCCGAACGAGATCATCGGGAACGGCCAGTTCTACGTTCTCTGGCTCATCTACCTGTTCGGCGCGGCGGCGGGCCTGATGATCATCGGGCAGGCCGTTCCGATCGGCGTGGAAGTGGCAAAGCTCGACAAGGCGGTTGCGGCGGGCGGTCTCGGCACGATGGCGCTCCTCAACGGCCTCGGCCGGCTGGTCCACGGGTCGATCTCGGACAAGCTGGGACGGAAGAACACCGTCATCCTGTGCTTCGCCGAGTACCTCGTGGCGTTCCTGCTGCTGCTCCCGAACTCCGATACCTTCATCAAGTGGCTGGTCGGTATCTGCATCGTCGGCTTCTCCTACGGCGGATACCTGGCCGTTATGCCCTCGATCACGGCCGACTACTTCGGCACGAAGTCGCTGGGCGCGAACTACGGGTACCTGTTCACGGCCTGGGGGATCGCGGGCGTGTGCGGGCCGTTCATGATCGACGCGATCAAGACGGCGACCGGCGCCTTCACGATGGCGATGTATTACATCTCCGCGGCCTGCGTGGCGGGGATCGTCCTCACCTTCATCTCCAAGAAACCGGAGTTCAAGGGAGCCTGA
- a CDS encoding ABC transporter substrate-binding protein → MAVRTGSFPRLPFLLIGSASLFLHLFFLVFPADPAFAASRPDALKIGVLAPLSGPYAAGGMSFVQAATLAVEMANAEGGVFGQRVTIVVGDTQGRVDVAKAEALRLVSREKVSALVGAYLSEETVGVMEVAAAHRTVLLVPVAATAEITDLVRGEYARYRYVFRVGYSLPQWAEMIGAFLSDCKVHRYAFVGAGIRWNRELGETLERIVGPRGIAPAYTAYYSPGNPAFDTIAVAAAAASPDIVILADPGRNSVSLLKRLREAAPALPALSIGGALGDARLAASIPLSAPVYVQAAAWRGVSPAATAYVERYEHRYGSPPVGYSDTLPYDAVTVLVAAWRKAGSAATEAVVTVLERETFAGVAGMYRFDATHQAHWGTGPGALRGTFVRWERGGARIVFPRR, encoded by the coding sequence GTGGCTGTCCGAACAGGATCCTTTCCCCGGCTTCCGTTTCTTCTCATCGGATCGGCATCCCTGTTTCTTCATTTATTTTTCCTCGTTTTTCCCGCGGATCCCGCCTTTGCCGCGTCGCGACCGGACGCGCTGAAGATCGGGGTGCTGGCCCCCCTGTCCGGCCCGTACGCCGCGGGGGGAATGTCGTTCGTGCAGGCCGCGACCCTCGCCGTCGAGATGGCCAATGCGGAAGGGGGGGTGTTCGGACAACGGGTGACGATCGTCGTCGGCGACACGCAGGGGCGGGTGGACGTGGCGAAGGCGGAGGCGCTGCGGCTGGTTTCCCGTGAGAAGGTCTCCGCCCTGGTGGGCGCGTACCTGTCGGAGGAGACCGTGGGAGTGATGGAGGTCGCCGCCGCGCACAGGACGGTGCTCCTCGTCCCCGTGGCCGCCACCGCCGAGATCACCGACCTGGTGCGCGGTGAGTACGCGCGGTACCGGTATGTCTTCCGGGTGGGATACTCGCTCCCCCAATGGGCGGAGATGATCGGCGCGTTCCTGTCGGACTGTAAGGTACATCGGTATGCGTTCGTCGGCGCCGGGATCCGGTGGAACCGGGAACTGGGGGAGACGCTCGAGCGGATCGTCGGCCCGCGGGGGATCGCGCCTGCCTACACCGCCTACTACAGCCCGGGGAACCCGGCCTTCGACACCATCGCGGTCGCCGCGGCGGCCGCCTCTCCCGACATCGTGATCCTCGCCGACCCCGGGCGGAACTCCGTCTCCCTCCTGAAACGGCTGCGGGAGGCGGCGCCCGCGCTCCCCGCGCTCTCGATCGGCGGGGCGCTGGGGGACGCCCGGCTGGCCGCCTCCATTCCTCTCTCCGCGCCGGTCTACGTGCAGGCCGCCGCGTGGCGTGGCGTCTCCCCCGCCGCGACGGCGTACGTGGAGCGGTACGAGCACCGGTACGGCTCGCCGCCTGTCGGGTACAGCGATACGCTTCCCTACGACGCCGTCACGGTGCTCGTGGCCGCCTGGCGCAAGGCGGGGAGCGCGGCGACGGAAGCCGTCGTGACGGTCCTCGAACGCGAGACGTTCGCGGGCGTGGCCGGCATGTACCGGTTCGACGCCACCCACCAGGCCCACTGGGGAACCGGACCCGGAGCGCTGCGGGGGACCTTCGTGCGCTGGGAACGCGGCGGCGCCCGGATCGTCTTCCCAAGGCGCTGA
- a CDS encoding histone deacetylase: MVFDTTRVGGSGDPLPDRDILEGFDQLIAADRLFGADLNPSNLKKSGKGAPFLVRRHPPHHRMLALWRDLFANRALPQEVLEALAPEILGLAHGDGLLLFGKDRILYDCQIVRGNEAVGHLTLSLYREHEPVFRFLPLPRRPGRRIVYIEGISLSAQSTGYASALFRHYERLFHDLGFHRFRLKASLSVGKYYWAKEGFDCEDRKQFGEMRENLHALVQRLGLPVEEQEVRRLNHASMVAIFRRDLLIPVYRNADGYYATVRDASHTEEFRFPLGKAFLLCSDPWDGYKVIYTDTPRRTALVWSESFLGHEPRPGHPESPKRLEALETAIREEGMRESLIFLEPYIPAMESLHAVHDPVYLEAFREATARGDRHFAVRDCAISEGSYEAAKLAAGGVMAGIDAVLSGRSDNVFCAVRPPGHHAGRSSAMGFCFVNNVAAGARYARSAYGVERVYILDWDVHHGNGTQALFDEDPLTFFCSLHEHPSFCYPGTGRRLERGRGAGLGATLNIPLAPHAGDREMIEAFEREVVPSIEEFRPGLILLSAGFDAHRDDPIAGLECTEDAYVHMTRRVLELADRHCEGRVVSVLEGGYRTESLVSSAIAHIKTLQGREGSPCSSARG, from the coding sequence ATGGTGTTTGACACGACGCGGGTCGGGGGGAGTGGCGATCCCCTGCCGGATCGCGACATCCTCGAGGGGTTCGACCAGCTGATCGCGGCGGACCGGCTCTTTGGCGCCGACCTCAACCCCTCGAACCTCAAGAAGAGCGGAAAAGGGGCGCCGTTCCTCGTCCGGCGTCACCCGCCCCACCACCGCATGCTCGCGCTCTGGCGCGACCTCTTCGCGAACCGCGCCTTGCCGCAGGAGGTCCTCGAAGCGTTGGCTCCCGAGATTCTGGGGCTCGCCCACGGCGACGGCCTCCTCCTGTTCGGGAAGGACCGGATCCTCTACGACTGCCAGATCGTCCGCGGAAACGAGGCGGTCGGCCACCTCACCCTCTCCCTCTATCGGGAGCACGAGCCGGTGTTTCGTTTCCTTCCCCTCCCGCGCCGCCCTGGCCGCCGGATCGTCTACATCGAGGGGATCTCCCTCTCCGCGCAGAGCACCGGCTACGCTTCGGCCCTCTTCCGCCACTACGAACGGCTCTTCCACGATCTGGGCTTCCACCGGTTCCGGTTGAAGGCCTCCCTCTCCGTGGGCAAATATTACTGGGCGAAGGAAGGGTTCGACTGCGAGGACCGGAAACAGTTCGGCGAGATGCGGGAGAACCTCCATGCCCTCGTACAGCGCCTCGGCCTGCCCGTCGAGGAGCAGGAGGTCCGGCGACTGAATCACGCGAGCATGGTGGCTATCTTCCGCCGGGATCTCCTGATCCCCGTTTACCGGAACGCCGATGGGTATTACGCCACCGTGCGGGACGCGTCGCACACCGAAGAGTTTCGGTTCCCCCTCGGCAAGGCGTTCCTCCTCTGCTCCGATCCGTGGGACGGGTACAAGGTCATCTACACCGACACGCCTCGGCGCACGGCCCTGGTCTGGTCGGAGAGTTTCCTCGGCCACGAGCCGCGGCCGGGACACCCGGAGAGCCCGAAACGGCTGGAGGCGCTCGAAACAGCGATCCGGGAGGAAGGGATGAGGGAAAGCCTGATCTTCCTCGAGCCGTACATCCCTGCGATGGAGTCCCTTCACGCGGTGCACGACCCTGTCTATCTCGAGGCGTTCCGGGAGGCGACCGCCCGAGGGGACCGTCACTTCGCCGTCCGGGATTGCGCGATCTCGGAGGGGAGCTACGAGGCGGCGAAGCTGGCGGCGGGCGGGGTGATGGCGGGGATCGACGCGGTCCTGTCGGGGCGCTCGGACAACGTCTTCTGCGCCGTGCGGCCCCCGGGACACCACGCGGGGCGGTCGTCCGCGATGGGGTTCTGCTTCGTGAACAACGTGGCGGCGGGCGCCCGGTACGCCCGGTCCGCGTACGGCGTGGAAAGGGTCTACATCCTCGATTGGGACGTCCACCACGGGAACGGCACCCAGGCGCTGTTCGACGAGGACCCTCTCACCTTTTTCTGCAGCCTCCACGAGCACCCGTCCTTCTGTTACCCGGGAACGGGGCGCCGCCTGGAGAGGGGGAGGGGAGCCGGGCTGGGAGCCACCCTCAACATCCCCCTGGCGCCGCACGCCGGTGACCGGGAGATGATCGAGGCGTTCGAGCGGGAAGTCGTCCCGTCGATCGAGGAGTTCCGGCCGGGGCTGATCCTTTTATCCGCAGGCTTCGACGCCCACCGGGACGATCCGATCGCCGGGCTCGAGTGCACGGAAGACGCGTACGTCCACATGACGCGGCGGGTCCTTGAACTGGCCGACCGGCATTGCGAAGGGCGGGTCGTCTCGGTGCTGGAAGGCGGGTATCGCACGGAATCGCTGGTTTCCTCGGCGATCGCTCATATCAAAACATTGCAGGGAAGGGAGGGATCGCCATGTTCGTCGGCCCGAGGATGA
- a CDS encoding universal stress protein — protein sequence MNDIRRIMVVAADIKHSGKSVRMGVSLAERYDAALVVLHVEHDPFGEDGWNLPFLSVEEEYKALLKEEKKNLAEVIRSESVRGLPVKEMIRKGEPIGVIRKVVEEEKIDLLLLPAHEEGRFEHLLYGNINSAIIRRMPCSILLVKQETGA from the coding sequence ATGAACGACATCCGGCGGATCATGGTGGTTGCTGCGGATATCAAGCACAGCGGCAAATCGGTGCGTATGGGGGTTTCCCTGGCGGAGAGGTACGACGCGGCGCTGGTGGTTCTCCACGTGGAACACGATCCCTTCGGAGAGGACGGCTGGAACCTGCCGTTCCTGTCCGTCGAAGAGGAATACAAGGCGCTCCTCAAGGAAGAGAAGAAGAACCTGGCGGAGGTTATCCGATCCGAGTCGGTGAGAGGGTTGCCGGTGAAGGAGATGATCCGGAAGGGTGAACCGATCGGCGTGATCCGGAAAGTGGTGGAGGAGGAAAAGATCGATCTTCTCCTTTTGCCGGCCCACGAGGAGGGGCGGTTCGAGCACTTACTTTACGGGAACATCAACAGCGCCATCATCCGCAGGATGCCTTGCTCCATCCTGTTGGTGAAACAGGAAACGGGCGCCTGA
- a CDS encoding CapA family protein — translation MMRRSFLVLNLLMALLPGLPARAEDNAATVPVESLPAIRVAAVGDIMMGTTFPESILPPEDGATLFRSVAPLLAGYDVVFGNLEGPLTDEARSPKCPKPRRGGRPCFAFRTPPRYAARLAEAGFTAVNVANNHALDFGMEGLDNTLDVLDEAGIEPVGGDRVAVFSISGKSVAIAGFSYSLRTRYVYPLQDVEAAQEIVSELKGEFDLVVVSFHGGAEGAGAMRVTDAEEEFMGENRGNVVRFARAVVDAGADLVLGHGPHVPRAIEVYRGKLIAYSLGNFAVYSMFNVKGPSGLGYALQAELDQETGDVLRFRTPSVTLRHPGIPHPDPSGKAETLLRTLSEEFLAGEPDAAERRATLSRLWE, via the coding sequence ATGATGCGGCGATCTTTCCTGGTGCTGAACCTGCTGATGGCGCTCCTTCCAGGCCTCCCCGCGCGGGCGGAGGACAACGCGGCGACCGTCCCCGTGGAATCGCTCCCGGCGATCCGCGTCGCGGCGGTGGGCGACATCATGATGGGGACTACGTTCCCCGAGTCGATCCTGCCGCCGGAGGACGGCGCGACGCTGTTCCGTTCCGTAGCGCCGCTGCTCGCCGGATACGACGTCGTCTTCGGCAACCTCGAAGGCCCGCTGACGGACGAGGCACGCTCGCCGAAATGTCCGAAGCCACGCCGCGGCGGGCGTCCCTGCTTCGCGTTCCGCACTCCCCCGCGATACGCCGCCCGCCTCGCGGAGGCGGGCTTCACCGCGGTGAACGTCGCGAACAACCACGCGCTCGACTTCGGGATGGAGGGACTGGACAACACGCTGGACGTCCTCGACGAAGCCGGGATCGAGCCGGTCGGCGGGGATCGGGTCGCGGTGTTCAGCATCTCCGGCAAGAGCGTGGCGATAGCCGGGTTTTCCTACTCCCTCCGAACGCGGTATGTCTACCCGCTGCAGGATGTCGAAGCGGCGCAGGAGATCGTGTCGGAGCTCAAGGGCGAATTCGACCTTGTCGTCGTGTCGTTCCACGGTGGCGCGGAAGGGGCCGGGGCGATGCGCGTCACGGACGCGGAAGAGGAGTTCATGGGGGAGAACCGTGGAAACGTCGTTCGGTTCGCGCGGGCCGTCGTAGACGCGGGCGCCGACCTGGTGCTGGGGCACGGCCCCCACGTCCCGCGCGCCATCGAGGTGTACCGGGGAAAACTGATCGCCTACAGCCTGGGGAACTTCGCCGTCTACAGCATGTTCAACGTCAAGGGGCCGAGCGGGCTTGGGTACGCGCTCCAGGCGGAGCTCGACCAGGAGACGGGCGACGTCCTCCGGTTCCGGACGCCGTCGGTCACCTTGCGCCATCCGGGGATCCCGCATCCCGACCCGTCCGGGAAGGCGGAGACGCTGCTGCGCACCCTGTCGGAGGAGTTCCTCGCGGGAGAGCCCGACGCCGCCGAGCGCCGCGCAACCTTATCGCGTCTCTGGGAATAA
- a CDS encoding NlpC/P60 family protein: protein MKRLLISIIGLALLASIPVVSLADATHVVRKGDTLGKIARSHHVSASKIQAANGLEGTRLSVGTKLVIPGGKTRSKHRKGHSGKGKRVIVSKSTIPEDPPPDAQPALVAPQGPAPPSEAWKPPTEAELAELAKAPRPADTPSPSIAAVPAPPEAGNAGTSIKERLLRVAQRMLAVPYRFGGTTLWGLDCSGFVQKTFAFLNLDLPRSAREQFREGAKVAKADLSPGDLVFFRTYAKYPSHVGIYLGDNRFVHASSRERKVTVESLDTPYYVKRYIGAKRLLFERNDIEN, encoded by the coding sequence ATGAAGCGGTTGCTGATATCCATCATCGGGCTTGCCCTTCTCGCATCGATCCCGGTCGTCTCTCTTGCCGATGCCACGCACGTGGTCCGGAAAGGGGACACGCTGGGGAAGATCGCGCGCTCCCACCACGTCTCCGCGTCGAAGATCCAGGCGGCGAACGGACTCGAGGGAACCCGTCTCTCCGTGGGGACGAAGCTCGTCATTCCCGGCGGCAAGACGCGTTCGAAGCACCGCAAGGGCCACTCCGGGAAGGGGAAGCGGGTGATCGTGAGCAAGTCGACCATCCCGGAGGATCCGCCGCCGGACGCGCAACCCGCCCTCGTCGCCCCGCAAGGGCCAGCGCCGCCTTCCGAGGCGTGGAAGCCTCCCACCGAAGCCGAGCTCGCCGAACTGGCCAAGGCGCCGAGACCGGCGGACACCCCGTCTCCGTCCATCGCCGCGGTTCCGGCCCCCCCGGAGGCCGGGAATGCGGGGACGTCGATCAAGGAACGTCTCCTTCGCGTCGCCCAGCGGATGCTCGCCGTCCCGTACCGCTTCGGCGGCACCACGCTCTGGGGATTGGACTGCTCCGGCTTCGTGCAGAAGACGTTCGCCTTCCTGAATCTCGACCTGCCCCGCTCCGCCCGGGAACAGTTCCGGGAGGGGGCGAAGGTCGCGAAGGCGGATCTTTCCCCCGGCGACCTCGTCTTCTTCCGCACCTACGCGAAATACCCGTCCCATGTGGGGATCTATCTCGGCGACAACCGGTTCGTCCACGCCTCGTCGCGTGAACGGAAGGTCACCGTCGAAAGCCTCGACACGCCCTACTACGTGAAGCGCTACATCGGCGCCAAGCGCCTCCTCTTCGAGCGGAACGACATCGAGAACTGA
- a CDS encoding branched-chain amino acid ABC transporter permease, producing MRSAATFRGGWLAAGIGLLLLFPLSSPDEFFLDVFTTGFLLAAFAASWDVIGGVSGQITLGHALPFGAAAYSCALLTSLAGWPLPLAVAAAVLLAAAVGMGIGALSAPLAGPFVALLTLALGEIAHEAATGHTFFSGPGGYAWGGEGGIPVALPWQDAPPFSSYYAALTFLCIASYGMLRFSRSGAGLILRAVAGSPITAQASGVPISRFKRLAFAVGSAFAGAAGAGFALHVGRATATDLSLELSFQAATFAAVGGRGTIVGPVVAALVLHILFQGLSLPPSARVLLYALTLLVTLRFFPGGVVGTARDLASRLGRKEGARPPRRRGRNRAGEGTR from the coding sequence TTGAGAAGCGCGGCCACCTTCCGCGGGGGTTGGCTGGCGGCCGGGATCGGGCTGCTCCTGCTCTTCCCGCTTTCCTCTCCCGACGAGTTCTTCCTCGACGTGTTCACGACCGGGTTCCTCCTGGCCGCGTTCGCGGCGTCGTGGGACGTGATCGGCGGCGTTTCGGGACAGATCACGCTCGGGCACGCCCTCCCCTTCGGGGCGGCGGCGTACTCCTGCGCGCTGCTCACGAGCCTCGCGGGGTGGCCTCTCCCCCTGGCGGTGGCGGCGGCGGTCCTGCTGGCGGCCGCGGTGGGGATGGGGATCGGGGCGCTCTCGGCGCCGCTGGCCGGACCGTTCGTGGCGCTGCTCACCCTCGCGCTGGGCGAGATCGCGCACGAGGCGGCCACCGGACACACCTTCTTCTCCGGGCCGGGGGGGTACGCGTGGGGCGGCGAGGGCGGGATCCCGGTGGCGCTGCCGTGGCAGGACGCCCCCCCGTTCTCGTCGTATTACGCCGCACTCACCTTCCTGTGCATCGCCTCCTACGGCATGCTGCGCTTTTCGCGTTCGGGAGCGGGTCTCATCCTTCGCGCGGTCGCGGGGTCCCCGATCACCGCCCAGGCGTCAGGGGTCCCGATCTCCCGGTTCAAGCGGCTGGCGTTCGCCGTGGGCTCCGCCTTCGCGGGAGCGGCGGGAGCGGGCTTCGCCCTCCACGTGGGGCGCGCCACGGCGACCGACCTTTCCCTGGAGCTCTCTTTTCAGGCCGCCACGTTCGCCGCCGTGGGGGGGCGCGGGACGATCGTGGGGCCCGTCGTCGCGGCGCTCGTCCTCCATATCCTCTTCCAGGGCCTGTCCCTGCCCCCTTCCGCGCGGGTCCTGCTCTACGCGCTGACCCTGCTGGTCACCCTGCGATTCTTCCCCGGGGGGGTTGTCGGGACCGCGCGGGACCTGGCCTCGCGGCTCGGCCGGAAGGAAGGGGCCCGACCCCCGCGCCGCCGGGGCCGGAACCGGGCCGGGGAGGGAACACGGTGA
- a CDS encoding CBS and ACT domain-containing protein → MFVGPRMKRDLVTVTPGATLEEAARLLTAHRIHHLPVVEEGSRLVGIVSDTNLRNATLDGMFGGADSGDSGRPVTVGGIMTRELVTLSPGDTLDDAMLVFSQQRIGALPVVEGGRLVGIVTKADILSALLATLDIGGLGVRIEVVLRRDVREVTRLVAALADQDVEVRSLVLALHGSDGYAAFIRVATIDVASVRDRLRQKGFAVGELSDFYNP, encoded by the coding sequence ATGTTCGTCGGCCCGAGGATGAAGCGCGACCTGGTCACCGTCACGCCCGGGGCGACCCTGGAGGAGGCGGCCCGGCTGCTCACGGCGCACCGGATCCACCACCTGCCGGTGGTGGAGGAGGGGAGCCGACTCGTGGGGATCGTCAGCGACACGAACTTGCGGAACGCGACCCTCGACGGCATGTTCGGCGGCGCCGACAGCGGGGATTCGGGCCGTCCCGTTACGGTAGGGGGGATCATGACGCGGGAGCTGGTAACCCTTTCCCCCGGGGACACGCTGGACGACGCGATGCTGGTGTTCTCGCAGCAGCGCATCGGGGCCCTGCCGGTGGTCGAGGGCGGACGCCTCGTGGGGATCGTCACCAAGGCGGATATCCTCTCGGCCCTGCTGGCCACCCTCGACATCGGGGGTCTGGGGGTCCGGATCGAGGTGGTCCTGCGCCGGGACGTGAGGGAAGTGACCCGACTGGTCGCCGCGCTCGCCGACCAGGACGTGGAGGTGCGCAGCCTCGTTCTCGCTCTCCACGGGTCGGACGGGTACGCCGCGTTCATCCGGGTCGCGACGATCGACGTGGCGTCGGTGCGGGACCGTCTCCGGCAGAAGGGGTTCGCCGTCGGGGAGCTGTCGGACTTCTACAATCCGTAG